A genomic window from Rhodococcus sp. KBS0724 includes:
- a CDS encoding carboxymuconolactone decarboxylase family protein, with translation MSVDNLKDSLPEYAKDLKLNLSSIARTTVLNEQQLWGTLLATAAATKSATTLKEIAAEAADNLSAEAYNTALGAAAIMGMNNVFYRTKGYLDGKYDDLRAGLRMNIIGNPGVDKADFELWSLAVSAINGCNHCLEAHENTLRQEGVSREVIFEAIRAGSIVMGVAQAVEANEILSAAQV, from the coding sequence ATGAGCGTCGACAACCTGAAAGATTCGCTTCCCGAGTACGCCAAGGATCTCAAGCTCAACCTGAGTTCCATTGCACGCACCACGGTTTTGAACGAGCAGCAGCTGTGGGGCACCCTCCTCGCAACCGCGGCTGCCACCAAGTCGGCGACCACGCTCAAGGAGATCGCAGCCGAGGCGGCAGACAATCTGTCTGCTGAGGCGTACAACACAGCGCTCGGCGCAGCGGCGATCATGGGCATGAACAACGTCTTCTACCGCACCAAGGGCTACCTTGACGGTAAGTACGACGACCTTCGTGCGGGCCTGCGGATGAACATCATCGGCAACCCGGGCGTCGACAAGGCCGACTTCGAATTGTGGTCGCTCGCGGTTTCCGCGATCAACGGCTGCAACCATTGCCTCGAAGCTCACGAGAACACCCTCCGTCAGGAAGGCGTTTCCCGCGAGGTCATCTTCGAAGCGATCCGTGCCGGTTCCATCGTCATGGGTGTCGCGCAGGCTGTCGAGGCCAACGAGATCCTCTCTGCCGCACAGGTCTGA
- a CDS encoding DUF2322 family protein gives MTFAENLAALPSIDHLAAINVLDADGTVIDTVENKPGKSGSVKVYNHLAQVYGAITPEAATAALAIFAEHTEDARANPGKHPNIDRLDQVLATGNTLGLQEVPAQ, from the coding sequence ATGACTTTTGCCGAGAATCTTGCCGCCCTCCCCTCGATCGATCACCTCGCCGCCATCAACGTGCTCGACGCCGACGGCACAGTCATCGACACCGTGGAGAACAAGCCGGGCAAGTCCGGTTCGGTCAAGGTCTACAACCACTTGGCGCAGGTCTACGGCGCAATCACCCCTGAAGCCGCAACAGCTGCACTGGCAATCTTTGCCGAGCACACCGAAGATGCGCGCGCGAACCCGGGCAAGCACCCCAACATCGACCGTCTCGATCAGGTTCTTGCCACCGGCAACACCCTCGGACTTCAGGAAGTTCCAGCGCAGTAG
- a CDS encoding Pr6Pr family membrane protein: MTTFATSTPLAVRILRLAFAVYGLTALLWIPLRNAEGFSLVNYFSYFTIESNIAAAVVLIVGGLRDPQSRTWQTVRGAVTLYMVITGIVYAVLLSDVDVTLNDAWINAALHQVLPLVLLADWVFSPPRHRISEGSALTWLAFPALYAMYSLVRGAIVDWYPYPFLDPRAHGSVSLVVGLVVLAVAMALMALAVNAVGKLGARWRYGDTERASAEL, from the coding sequence GTGACGACATTTGCGACATCCACTCCGCTGGCGGTAAGAATTCTGCGTCTTGCGTTTGCGGTCTACGGGCTGACCGCCCTGTTGTGGATCCCGCTACGCAATGCCGAGGGATTCTCGCTCGTCAACTACTTCAGCTATTTCACCATCGAGAGCAATATCGCTGCAGCCGTCGTACTGATTGTCGGAGGGTTGCGGGATCCGCAGTCGCGTACCTGGCAGACGGTTCGAGGTGCCGTGACGCTCTACATGGTGATCACGGGCATCGTCTACGCGGTTCTGCTGTCGGACGTCGATGTAACGCTGAACGACGCCTGGATCAATGCCGCCCTGCATCAAGTTCTTCCGTTGGTGCTGCTGGCCGACTGGGTGTTTTCGCCTCCACGCCACCGCATCTCCGAGGGATCGGCGTTGACGTGGCTCGCTTTTCCCGCGCTGTACGCCATGTATTCGCTGGTTCGCGGGGCAATCGTCGACTGGTACCCGTATCCGTTCCTGGATCCCCGGGCCCACGGTTCCGTGTCCCTGGTTGTCGGGCTTGTCGTTCTTGCAGTGGCGATGGCGTTGATGGCGTTGGCAGTCAACGCCGTCGGCAAACTGGGGGCGCGGTGGCGGTACGGCGATACCGAACGGGCTTCGGCCGAGCTGTGA
- a CDS encoding aspartate aminotransferase family protein gives MMASALWHGFADMGAVEKNGAFVVSRGEGAYIWDSQDNRYLDATAGLWFTNVGHGRTEIADAVAAQLSKIAHFSNFGDFVPETTQALAERLAKIAPVPGSKIFFTSGGSDSVDTAAKLARRYWHEVGQPDKNIIVGRQKAYHGMHVAGTALAGIPVNREGYGELMADAATVGWDDAKSLLELIEKVGANKIAAFFAEPIIGAGGVYLPPEGYLAEVRDICREHDILFVVDEVVTGFGRIGGEWFASTRFDLQPDMMTTAKGLTSGYVPMGAVFIAPRVAEPFYNGAWWRHGYTYGGHAGAAAAAMANLDILERENLLAESKRLEASLHTHLQPLAEHPRVSEVRSGLGAVAAVQLADPAEALPFVKTLREHGISGRAAGQGAMQISPTFVMTDDQVAEMAAGILAALG, from the coding sequence ATGATGGCTTCGGCACTGTGGCACGGGTTCGCGGATATGGGCGCGGTCGAGAAGAACGGCGCATTTGTCGTCTCTCGCGGTGAAGGCGCGTACATCTGGGACTCGCAGGATAATCGATACCTCGACGCAACTGCCGGGCTCTGGTTCACGAACGTGGGCCACGGCCGCACCGAGATCGCCGACGCCGTTGCCGCTCAGCTGTCGAAGATCGCCCACTTTTCCAACTTCGGTGATTTTGTCCCCGAAACCACACAGGCATTGGCCGAGCGTCTCGCGAAGATCGCGCCGGTTCCCGGCAGCAAGATCTTCTTCACCTCGGGTGGTTCCGATTCCGTCGACACCGCAGCGAAGCTGGCGCGGCGGTACTGGCACGAGGTCGGCCAGCCCGACAAGAACATCATCGTCGGACGCCAGAAGGCCTACCACGGAATGCATGTTGCGGGAACAGCTCTCGCCGGCATCCCGGTCAACCGTGAGGGGTACGGCGAGCTGATGGCCGATGCTGCCACCGTCGGCTGGGACGACGCCAAGAGCCTCCTCGAATTGATCGAGAAGGTCGGCGCGAACAAGATCGCCGCATTCTTCGCCGAGCCCATCATCGGTGCCGGCGGCGTGTACCTTCCACCGGAGGGCTACCTGGCCGAGGTTCGTGACATCTGCCGTGAACACGACATTCTGTTTGTGGTCGACGAGGTTGTCACCGGCTTCGGACGTATCGGTGGCGAGTGGTTCGCCTCGACCCGTTTCGATCTGCAGCCCGACATGATGACCACCGCAAAGGGTTTGACGTCCGGATACGTTCCGATGGGTGCCGTGTTCATCGCTCCTCGCGTCGCCGAGCCGTTCTACAACGGCGCTTGGTGGCGTCACGGCTACACCTACGGTGGGCACGCCGGAGCGGCAGCCGCCGCCATGGCAAACCTCGACATCCTCGAGCGTGAGAACCTGCTCGCCGAGTCCAAGCGGCTCGAAGCGTCGTTGCACACACACTTGCAGCCGCTGGCCGAGCACCCGCGAGTATCCGAGGTCCGCAGTGGACTCGGCGCCGTCGCCGCGGTCCAGTTGGCAGACCCGGCCGAGGCACTGCCGTTCGTGAAGACGTTGCGCGAGCACGGAATCTCGGGTCGCGCGGCAGGTCAGGGAGCTATGCAGATTTCCCCGACCTTCGTGATGACGGACGATCAGGTGGCCGAGATGGCTGCGGGAATCCTCGCCGCTCTCGGATAA
- a CDS encoding peroxiredoxin, whose translation MALLTIGDQFPAYNLKAVIGGDLSKVDAQQPDDYFTQITSDDYAGKWRIVFFWPKDFTFVCPTEIAAFGKLNDEFADRDAQVLGASVDNEFVHFQWRAQHDELKTLPFPMLSDLKRELAEATGVLNADGVADRATFIVDPNNEIQFVSVTAGSVGRNVDEVLRVLDALQSDELCACNWKKGDPTINAGELLNASV comes from the coding sequence ATGGCTCTGCTGACAATCGGCGACCAGTTCCCGGCATACAACCTGAAGGCCGTTATCGGCGGCGACCTCTCCAAGGTCGACGCTCAGCAGCCCGACGACTACTTCACTCAGATCACGAGCGACGATTACGCCGGCAAGTGGCGCATCGTCTTCTTCTGGCCCAAGGACTTCACGTTCGTGTGCCCCACGGAGATCGCAGCATTCGGCAAGCTGAACGACGAGTTCGCAGACCGCGACGCACAGGTTCTCGGCGCTTCCGTCGACAACGAGTTCGTTCACTTCCAGTGGCGTGCACAGCACGACGAGCTCAAGACCCTCCCCTTCCCGATGCTCTCGGACCTCAAGCGCGAGCTTGCCGAGGCCACCGGCGTCCTCAACGCTGACGGCGTTGCAGACCGCGCGACGTTCATCGTCGACCCCAACAACGAGATCCAGTTCGTCTCCGTCACAGCCGGTTCCGTCGGCCGTAACGTCGACGAGGTTCTCCGCGTTCTCGACGCTCTGCAGAGCGACGAGCTGTGCGCCTGCAACTGGAAGAAGGGCGACCCGACGATCAACGCCGGCGAGCTGCTGAACGCGAGCGTCTGA
- the nrdR gene encoding transcriptional regulator NrdR, protein MHCPFCRHPDSRVVDSREADEGQAIRRRRSCPECGRRFTTVETAVLSVVKRSGVTEPFSREKVVKGVRRACQGRHVDNDSLNLLAQQVEDAVRASGSAEIPSNEVGLAILDPLRNLDEVAYLRFASVYKSFSSAEDFEREITDMRTRVDAQASGEEVVSVD, encoded by the coding sequence ATGCATTGCCCGTTCTGCCGGCACCCTGACTCCCGAGTGGTCGACTCGCGTGAGGCGGATGAAGGTCAGGCAATTCGCCGTCGTCGTTCGTGTCCCGAATGTGGCCGTCGCTTCACGACAGTCGAGACGGCGGTGCTGTCGGTAGTCAAGCGCAGTGGTGTCACCGAGCCTTTCAGTCGCGAGAAAGTGGTCAAGGGTGTGCGCCGCGCGTGCCAGGGCCGTCATGTCGACAACGATTCGTTGAACTTGTTGGCTCAGCAGGTCGAGGATGCCGTGCGTGCTTCCGGTTCGGCTGAGATTCCGAGCAACGAAGTGGGATTGGCAATCTTGGACCCGTTGCGAAACCTCGACGAGGTGGCATATCTCCGGTTTGCGTCGGTCTATAAATCCTTCAGCTCCGCCGAAGATTTCGAGCGAGAGATCACGGATATGCGAACCCGTGTGGATGCACAAGCGTCCGGCGAAGAAGTTGTCTCAGTCGACTGA
- a CDS encoding LysM peptidoglycan-binding domain-containing protein has product MSRCRSAEVKMGNAALKYDAAFEYDPASDQALPHSPVAPKYHASFYDAAPYDEAVGAMAYRVRREAIDIRGRRDAVREPAGDRRFDRDSDSSRPHSGNFDHRNRVGVSRAPHLVDVDRVDSGGVGWRSMATGVLLTAVTVLGLVGLAAVSTSGASDPVGATSVVRVAAGESLSDIAADIAPGQSVGVVIERIMDLNAMNDSRLKVGQTLIVPVAQGR; this is encoded by the coding sequence ATGAGCCGGTGTAGATCCGCGGAGGTCAAGATGGGCAACGCAGCACTGAAATACGACGCAGCTTTCGAGTACGACCCAGCTTCTGATCAGGCACTTCCGCATTCTCCGGTGGCGCCGAAATATCACGCGTCGTTCTACGATGCCGCGCCGTACGACGAGGCCGTCGGGGCGATGGCCTACCGCGTCCGCCGTGAGGCGATAGACATTCGCGGACGTCGTGACGCTGTTCGTGAGCCGGCCGGTGATCGCCGATTCGATCGAGATTCGGATTCTTCGCGACCGCACAGCGGGAACTTCGACCATCGCAATCGGGTGGGAGTCTCGCGGGCGCCTCATCTCGTCGATGTCGATCGTGTCGATTCCGGTGGCGTCGGTTGGCGGAGTATGGCAACGGGCGTGCTGTTGACGGCCGTGACGGTGCTCGGTCTGGTGGGGCTCGCTGCTGTGTCCACAAGTGGTGCTTCGGATCCGGTCGGTGCTACCTCCGTTGTACGTGTTGCAGCAGGTGAATCGCTGAGCGACATCGCAGCCGATATTGCTCCCGGCCAATCGGTGGGTGTTGTTATCGAGCGGATCATGGATCTCAATGCAATGAATGATTCCAGGCTGAAGGTAGGTCAGACGCTGATTGTTCCTGTCGCGCAGGGGCGTTGA
- a CDS encoding colicin E3/pyocin S6 family cytotoxin, translating into MAPITMDPAVLIDAAAQYKTVSNSTDSVIRLLGETLQINWRCAGTDNAGAGWAASYDPAAFDAAAAGTNIVNAFSKMHDLLAATGVNHANTERSNTNPPEPPEGPASQLPTVSAHGAVEKYSKNGTHLGEFDPATGTQTKPSDPGRRAGR; encoded by the coding sequence ATGGCGCCGATCACGATGGACCCCGCAGTCCTCATCGACGCTGCGGCACAGTACAAAACGGTCAGCAACAGCACTGACAGTGTGATCCGCCTGCTCGGTGAAACGCTCCAAATCAATTGGCGGTGCGCCGGAACCGACAACGCGGGAGCCGGGTGGGCCGCGAGCTATGACCCCGCCGCATTTGATGCCGCCGCCGCCGGAACAAACATTGTCAACGCGTTCAGCAAAATGCACGATCTGCTCGCGGCGACCGGTGTCAACCACGCCAACACCGAGCGATCGAATACCAACCCGCCGGAGCCCCCGGAGGGGCCGGCGTCGCAGCTTCCGACCGTGTCGGCACACGGCGCCGTCGAGAAATACAGCAAGAACGGCACGCATCTAGGCGAATTCGATCCCGCCACCGGAACGCAGACTAAACCCTCCGACCCTGGCCGTAGAGCAGGAAGATGA
- the hrpA gene encoding ATP-dependent RNA helicase HrpA, whose product MSTTPPAPLSPRRSDLKRALSEVSLRDENRLRRKLDRARTPENLTALAQEIESARVRLAERAARVPAVSYPEALPVSQRKDDIARAISENQVVIVAGETGSGKTTQIPKICLELGRGVRGLIGHTQPRRLAARTVAERIAEELDTELGDAVGYTVRFTDQVSDRTYVKLMTDGILLAEIQRDKMLRRYDTLIIDEAHERSLNIDFILGYLAQLLPRRPDLKVIITSATIDPERFAQHFAVDGKPAPIVEVSGRTFPVEMRYRPLTVESGDISYDRDPVDAVCEAVDELSAEGEGDILVFLSGEREIRDTADALRDRRLRNTEIVPLYARLSAAEQHKVFSPHTGRRVVLATNVAETSLTVPGIRYVVDPGTARISRYSVRTKVQRLPIEPISQASARQRSGRCGRVAEGICIRLYSEEDFEARPAFTEPEILRTNLASVILQMTALDLGDIAAFPFVEPPDSRAIKDGIGLLEELGAISRGSDASHPELTPIGRELAQIPVDPRMARMLVEAKTNGALHETLVIVAALSIQDVRERPAEFQQAADEKHARFTVENSDFLAYLKLWDYLREQRNDLSSSQFRKMCRNEFLHWLRIREWQDLHGQLRQITRGLGWSVNELPAAENSIHQSLLAGLLSHIGLREGEKRDYLGARGSRFAIFPGSGLFKKPPRWVMAAELVETTRLWARMSARIEPEWAEKLAPHLVKRTYSEPHWSSKRGSAMAYERVTLYGVPLVTGRAVTYSSIDPEISRELFIRHALVQGEWTTQHKFFHENRALLDNVEELENRARRRDILVDDETLYEFYDSRVSAEAVSARHFDKWWKAARRQDPNLLTFTPETVVNSDAATVLGGEYPDAWRQGDMLLPLTYQFEPGKDDDGVTAHIPVGLLAQLQPVGFDWLVPGMRVELVSALIKTLPKTVRRQVVPAPDYAAAALASVKPRSEPLLTAMARELSRLGATHIDAKDFDPSAIPDHLRMTFVVEDESGKVLAKGKDLAQLRRTLAPRVQKEVAKAATGTERAAATVWTSETLGALESTITRSIGGQQVTGYPALVPENGGVAVRVLSTPAAQAQAMREGTRALLLAAVPTQLKAVTSGLSNTHRLMLGQNPDGSLEALVEDCRVAAANEIIAAHGGPVRTPEAFEALVKVARSELAGRVSAILRMIVPILEQSHRLNVVLHRSSGEAAEDVREQLKSLLFPGFVAELGSARLRELPRYLAAATFRLEALPASAHRDQQAMDVLDRVYAAYDRLLNSLPEERRTARDVDAISWMIEELRVGLFAQSLGTPTPVSEKRVLKAIESIKR is encoded by the coding sequence ATGTCTACAACACCACCGGCCCCGCTCTCACCACGACGAAGCGACCTGAAACGCGCCCTGTCCGAGGTCTCACTCCGTGACGAGAACCGTCTGCGGCGCAAACTCGACCGCGCCCGCACTCCGGAAAACTTGACCGCACTGGCCCAGGAGATCGAATCCGCACGTGTCCGGCTGGCCGAACGCGCGGCTCGCGTGCCCGCGGTGTCGTACCCCGAGGCCCTGCCGGTCAGCCAGCGCAAGGACGACATCGCTCGTGCGATCTCCGAAAACCAGGTAGTCATCGTCGCCGGCGAGACCGGCTCAGGCAAGACCACTCAGATCCCCAAGATCTGCCTCGAACTGGGGCGCGGCGTTCGAGGACTGATCGGGCACACACAGCCCCGCCGGCTCGCTGCGCGAACGGTCGCCGAGCGGATCGCTGAAGAACTCGATACCGAACTCGGCGACGCCGTGGGTTACACGGTGCGATTCACCGATCAGGTTTCCGATCGCACATACGTGAAGTTGATGACCGACGGCATTCTGCTGGCAGAGATTCAGCGCGACAAGATGTTGCGCCGCTACGACACTCTCATCATCGACGAGGCTCACGAACGCAGCCTCAACATCGACTTCATCCTCGGGTATCTGGCGCAGCTACTCCCCCGCCGGCCCGACCTCAAGGTCATCATCACTTCGGCGACCATCGACCCGGAGCGGTTCGCTCAGCACTTTGCCGTCGACGGGAAGCCCGCACCGATCGTCGAGGTGTCCGGCCGAACCTTCCCGGTGGAAATGCGTTACCGCCCACTCACTGTCGAGTCCGGTGACATCAGCTACGACCGAGATCCGGTCGACGCCGTCTGTGAAGCTGTGGACGAACTCAGCGCCGAGGGCGAGGGCGACATCCTGGTCTTCCTGTCCGGTGAACGCGAGATTCGTGACACCGCAGATGCATTGCGCGACCGCAGACTTCGCAATACCGAAATTGTTCCGCTGTATGCACGTCTGTCGGCAGCCGAACAGCACAAGGTGTTCTCTCCGCACACCGGTCGACGAGTTGTCCTGGCCACCAACGTCGCCGAAACTTCTCTAACGGTTCCCGGCATTCGCTACGTCGTCGATCCCGGAACGGCGCGCATCTCGCGGTATTCGGTCCGCACCAAGGTGCAAAGGCTGCCGATCGAACCGATTTCCCAGGCGTCGGCGCGTCAGCGGTCCGGTCGCTGTGGCCGTGTCGCCGAAGGTATCTGCATCCGTCTGTATTCCGAAGAGGACTTCGAAGCCCGGCCGGCGTTCACCGAACCGGAGATCCTGCGCACCAACCTGGCATCTGTGATCCTGCAGATGACGGCGCTTGACCTCGGAGACATTGCCGCATTCCCCTTTGTCGAGCCACCGGATTCGCGGGCCATCAAGGACGGCATCGGCCTGCTCGAAGAACTGGGTGCAATCTCACGAGGATCCGACGCGTCACATCCGGAACTGACGCCGATCGGCCGCGAATTGGCCCAGATTCCCGTCGACCCTCGCATGGCTCGAATGTTGGTGGAAGCCAAGACAAACGGAGCACTGCACGAAACGCTTGTCATCGTCGCGGCACTGTCGATTCAGGACGTACGAGAGCGGCCCGCCGAGTTCCAGCAGGCCGCCGACGAGAAGCACGCCCGCTTCACGGTCGAGAATTCCGACTTCCTCGCCTACCTGAAGTTGTGGGACTACCTCCGCGAGCAGCGAAACGATCTGTCCTCGAGCCAATTCCGCAAGATGTGCCGCAACGAGTTCCTGCACTGGCTGCGCATTCGCGAATGGCAAGATCTGCACGGACAGTTGCGTCAGATCACACGCGGACTCGGTTGGTCGGTCAATGAACTACCCGCGGCCGAGAATTCGATCCACCAGTCGTTGCTGGCTGGTCTGCTCTCCCACATCGGACTTCGTGAAGGCGAAAAGCGCGACTACCTCGGCGCTCGCGGAAGCCGCTTTGCGATCTTCCCCGGCTCCGGCCTGTTCAAGAAGCCACCACGCTGGGTGATGGCCGCCGAACTGGTGGAGACAACCAGGCTCTGGGCGCGTATGTCCGCGCGCATCGAACCGGAGTGGGCCGAGAAACTGGCCCCCCACCTGGTCAAACGAACCTATTCCGAGCCGCATTGGTCATCCAAGCGCGGTTCGGCCATGGCCTACGAACGCGTGACGCTCTACGGCGTACCCCTGGTTACCGGGCGCGCTGTCACCTACTCGTCGATCGATCCGGAAATTTCGCGCGAACTGTTCATCCGTCATGCACTGGTACAGGGCGAATGGACCACCCAGCACAAGTTCTTCCACGAAAACCGCGCACTACTCGACAATGTCGAAGAACTCGAGAACCGAGCTCGTCGACGCGACATCCTGGTAGACGACGAGACGCTCTACGAGTTCTACGACTCCCGCGTCAGCGCCGAAGCTGTGTCGGCGCGCCACTTCGACAAGTGGTGGAAAGCTGCGCGCCGGCAAGATCCGAACCTGCTGACGTTCACACCCGAAACCGTCGTGAATTCCGACGCCGCAACGGTTTTGGGCGGCGAATACCCGGACGCCTGGCGTCAGGGCGACATGCTGTTGCCACTCACCTATCAATTCGAACCAGGCAAGGACGACGACGGTGTCACCGCGCACATTCCCGTCGGCCTCCTCGCACAACTCCAACCCGTCGGGTTCGACTGGCTGGTACCGGGCATGCGCGTCGAATTGGTGTCGGCATTGATCAAGACGCTACCCAAGACCGTCCGGCGACAGGTTGTTCCGGCACCGGACTATGCAGCCGCAGCACTGGCTTCGGTAAAGCCACGATCGGAACCGCTGCTCACCGCGATGGCACGCGAGTTGTCTCGTTTGGGTGCAACGCACATCGACGCCAAGGATTTTGATCCGAGCGCCATTCCCGATCACCTTCGGATGACGTTTGTGGTCGAGGACGAATCCGGAAAAGTTTTGGCCAAGGGCAAGGACCTGGCGCAATTGCGACGCACTCTCGCCCCGCGAGTTCAGAAGGAAGTTGCCAAGGCAGCGACCGGCACCGAGCGGGCAGCAGCGACGGTGTGGACTTCCGAGACACTGGGCGCGCTGGAGTCGACCATCACCCGGAGCATCGGCGGCCAGCAGGTCACCGGATACCCGGCGCTGGTGCCGGAAAACGGCGGCGTGGCCGTACGGGTTCTCAGTACCCCCGCAGCGCAGGCACAAGCCATGCGAGAGGGCACTCGCGCTCTTCTTCTCGCGGCTGTACCCACACAACTCAAGGCAGTGACATCCGGGCTGTCCAATACACACCGGCTCATGCTGGGACAGAATCCCGACGGAAGCCTCGAAGCGTTGGTCGAGGACTGTCGTGTTGCCGCAGCCAACGAGATCATCGCTGCCCACGGTGGACCGGTGCGGACACCCGAGGCATTCGAGGCACTCGTGAAAGTGGCCCGATCGGAATTGGCCGGGCGCGTGTCCGCGATACTGCGCATGATCGTTCCCATTCTCGAACAATCACACCGCTTGAATGTCGTCCTCCACCGATCCAGCGGAGAAGCCGCCGAAGACGTTCGCGAGCAACTGAAATCGCTCCTCTTCCCCGGATTTGTCGCGGAATTGGGTTCGGCGAGACTACGCGAGCTTCCCCGATACTTGGCGGCCGCGACCTTCCGACTCGAAGCGCTTCCTGCAAGCGCTCATCGCGACCAACAGGCCATGGACGTTCTCGATCGGGTATACGCCGCATACGACAGATTGTTGAATTCGCTGCCGGAAGAGCGTCGTACCGCCCGAGATGTCGACGCCATCTCGTGGATGATCGAGGAACTTCGGGTGGGATTGTTTGCACAGTCCTTGGGTACCCCGACTCCGGTCTCGGAGAAGCGGGTACTCAAAGCAATCGAGTCGATCAAACGCTGA
- a CDS encoding LysR substrate-binding domain-containing protein, whose amino-acid sequence MADQTYQPSLSQLRAFVSVAEHRHFGTAAARLSVSQPTLSQALAALESGLGVQLIERSTRRVLVTGDGQRLLSQAKLILEAADGFVASAAGIGDRLAGPLRIGLIPTVAPYILPSLLPALRASMPTVAPHVIEDQTARLLDSLRSGALDLALLALPAGAPGLIEIPLYDEDFVLVVPVGHPLAGRSDLTADVLDELPLLLLDDGHCLRDQTLDLCRSVDAHPLSGDTRATSLATIVQCVAGGLGVTLVPESAVPVESRRGELATATFTAPAPGRTIGLVFRSSSGRAEGFGQLAEVVKSVAPGQTITQ is encoded by the coding sequence ATGGCTGATCAGACTTATCAACCTTCCTTGTCACAGCTGCGTGCCTTCGTCTCGGTGGCGGAACATCGCCACTTCGGCACCGCTGCAGCACGTTTGAGTGTGAGCCAACCCACACTCTCGCAGGCGTTGGCCGCGCTCGAATCGGGCCTCGGCGTGCAATTGATCGAACGCAGTACCCGACGCGTCCTCGTCACCGGCGACGGTCAGCGGCTCCTCAGCCAAGCGAAGCTGATCCTCGAAGCCGCCGACGGATTTGTTGCGAGCGCCGCCGGAATAGGGGATCGATTGGCCGGGCCACTTCGGATCGGGCTGATTCCCACTGTCGCGCCGTACATTCTGCCGTCACTGCTGCCGGCATTGCGGGCATCCATGCCGACGGTTGCCCCTCACGTCATCGAGGACCAAACCGCACGACTGCTCGACTCGCTGCGATCGGGTGCCCTCGATCTGGCCTTGCTCGCGCTGCCCGCCGGCGCGCCTGGGCTGATCGAGATACCGCTCTACGACGAGGATTTTGTTCTTGTCGTCCCAGTCGGCCACCCGTTGGCGGGGCGCAGTGATCTCACGGCAGACGTCCTCGACGAACTGCCCTTGCTACTTCTCGACGACGGGCATTGCCTGCGGGACCAGACGCTCGATCTGTGCCGCTCCGTCGACGCCCACCCGCTCTCCGGGGATACCCGGGCAACATCCTTGGCGACGATCGTGCAGTGTGTTGCCGGCGGCCTCGGTGTGACCTTGGTCCCCGAATCGGCTGTGCCGGTCGAGAGTCGGCGAGGTGAACTCGCCACGGCGACATTCACGGCGCCGGCCCCCGGCCGGACTATCGGACTTGTGTTCCGCTCGTCCAGCGGCCGTGCCGAAGGGTTCGGGCAGTTGGCGGAGGTGGTGAAATCCGTGGCGCCGGGGCAGACGATCACTCAGTGA
- a CDS encoding PhzF family phenazine biosynthesis protein, translating to MGIEVSVVRVFTDENGKHGNPLGIVDASLVALSERQEVAEALGYSETIFVDLPDVGATRASAQIFTPAAELPFAGHPTVGLTWWLHEQARPVTTLGVPAGELDVRHSGNLMWVRARAEWAPEFALYPLETVDDVIDAVPSDYETDHSYLWAWQDKLESSIRSRMFAPEMGIPEDEATGSAALRITDHLRKSLRITQGRGSILHTTYSPDGWLEVGGRVVAEQSRTL from the coding sequence ATGGGCATCGAAGTGAGTGTGGTCCGGGTTTTCACGGACGAAAACGGAAAGCACGGCAACCCACTCGGGATTGTCGACGCTTCACTGGTCGCACTATCCGAACGGCAAGAAGTCGCCGAGGCACTCGGGTACAGCGAAACGATTTTTGTCGATCTCCCCGATGTGGGCGCCACACGAGCGAGCGCCCAGATCTTCACTCCGGCAGCAGAACTCCCCTTTGCCGGCCATCCCACGGTCGGTCTCACCTGGTGGCTGCACGAGCAGGCTCGACCGGTGACAACACTGGGCGTCCCCGCCGGCGAACTCGATGTGCGCCACAGCGGCAACCTCATGTGGGTTCGCGCCCGCGCCGAGTGGGCGCCGGAGTTTGCCCTCTACCCTCTCGAAACGGTGGACGACGTGATCGACGCCGTTCCGTCGGACTACGAAACCGACCACTCCTACCTGTGGGCGTGGCAGGACAAACTCGAATCTTCCATCCGCTCAAGGATGTTCGCACCGGAAATGGGAATCCCCGAGGACGAAGCTACCGGCTCGGCAGCGCTGCGCATCACCGATCACCTCCGGAAATCACTTCGGATCACTCAGGGACGGGGATCAATCCTGCACACCACCTACTCACCCGATGGGTGGCTGGAGGTAGGCGGACGCGTGGTTGCCGAGCAGTCACGAACTTTGTGA